One segment of Fusarium oxysporum f. sp. lycopersici 4287 chromosome 7, whole genome shotgun sequence DNA contains the following:
- a CDS encoding GTPase gives MPPKKQVVEEKIPLGRPGNNLKSGIVGLANVGKSTLFQAITKSNLGNPANFPYATIDPEEARVVVPDDRFDWLVEKYKPKSVVPANLTVYDIAGLTRGSSTGAGLGNAFLSHIRAVDAIFQVVRCFDDAEIIHIEGDVNPTRDLDIISEELRLKDIEFVEKALENQKKKTRMGGQSLEQKKAKQEQETIEKILDWLNQGKDVRKGTWGPKEIEVINPLFLLTAKPVVYLVNLSEKDFIRKKNKHLPKIVEWINENAKGDPLIPVSVSYESRLTQFETEAEAKEEQKNVGADSVLPKVILQMRKTLQLGSFFTVGPDEVRQWTIRTGTKAPQAAGVIHTDFEKTFIQALVFNYNTLKELGDESEVKAKGKIMTKGKEYVVEDGDILHIKAGAAKS, from the exons ATGCCTCCTAAGAAGCAAGtcgttgaggagaagatccCTCTGGGCAGGCCTGGAAACAACTTGAAGAGTGGTATT GTCGGTTTGGCCAACGTCGGCAAATCTACTCTCTTCCAGGCCATTACCAAGTCTAACCTCGGTAACCCAGCT AACTTCCCCTATGCCACCATCGACCCTGAGGAAGCCCGCGTCGTCGTTCCCGATGACCGGTTCGACTGGCTCGTCGAGAAGTACAAGCCCAAGTCCGTTGTTCCCGCCAACTTGACCGTTTACGATATCGCCGGTCTGACCCGCGGCTCATCAACCGGTGCTGGTCTTGGAAACGCTTTCTTGTCGCACATCCGCGCCGTCGATGCCATCTTCCAGGTTGTTCGTTGCTTCGATGATGCCGAGATTATCCACATTGAGGGTGACGTGAACCCCACCCGTGATCTTGACATCATCAGCGAGGAGCTGCGACTCAAGGATATTGAGTTCGTTGAGAAAGCCCTCGagaaccagaagaagaagacccgTATGGGTGGCCAGTCTCtggagcagaagaaggccaagcaAGAACAGGAAACCATTGAGAAGATCTTGGACTGGCTTAACCAGGGCAAGGATGTCCGCAAGGGTACCTGGGGCCCCAAGGAG ATCGAGGTCATCAAccctctcttcctcctgaCTGCCAAGCCCGTTGTCTACCTCGTCAACTTGTCCGAGAAGGACTTCATCcgcaagaagaacaagcatCTTCCCAAGATTGTGGAGTGGATCAACGAGAACGCCAAGGGCGACCCTCTTATCCCCGTCTCCGTCTCTTACGAGTCTCGTCTTACTCAGTTCGAGACCGAGGctgaggccaaggaggagcagaagaaCGTTGGTGCCGACTCTGTTCTGCCCAAGGTCATTCTTCAGATGCGCAAGACCCTTCAGcttggcagcttcttcaCTGTCGGGCCTGATGAGGTTCGACAGTGGACCATCCGAACTGGCACCAAGGCTCCTCAGGCCGCCGGTGTCATCCACACCGATTTCGAGAAGACCTTCATCCAGGCTCTCGTCTTCAACTACAACACCCTAAAGGAGCTCGGTGACGAGTCCGAGGTCAAGGCTAAGGGCAAGATCATGACCAAGGGTAAGGAATACGTCGTCGAGGACGGCGATATCCTGCACATCAAGGCTGGTGCCGCCAAGAGCTAA